A genome region from Trichosurus vulpecula isolate mTriVul1 chromosome 5, mTriVul1.pri, whole genome shotgun sequence includes the following:
- the HDAC10 gene encoding polyamine deacetylase HDAC10 isoform X1, with amino-acid sequence MRGRREAARTRRLRSSAARGPGMAENRPPGPQATALIYDENMTRVRLLWDDPECAIEGPERLTATYAKLCHRGLAQRCVRLPAREATEEELELVHSPEYVAVVKGTQTMSKEELQTLAEQYDAVYFHPSTFPCARMAVGATLQLVDAVLTGAVGNGMALVRPPGHHSQRDAANGFCVFNNVAIAAEHAKRSHGLQRILIVDWDIHHGQGTQRVFENDPSVLYFSWHRYEHQSFWPRLRESDYDVVGQGPGRGFTVNVPWNKVGMRNADYVSVFLHVLLPLAIEFDPELVLVSAGFDSGIGDPEGQMQATPECFAHLTLLLLPLARGRLCAVLEGGYHLQSLAECVCLTLQTLLGDPVPALSGDPAPCLSSLESIQNVRAAHAPHWASLRHEDTGPVLTPSTWRGGGGPPQLGAQSVGATDRRGPLLDKLLSCPPPPPHTSIGLAAPDSASSLNLPPALLQEEGATLGEEEAAMWSRLDSAFVQDQALAALGKLLALLDKILTGQIRAGIAVSPTASAAMAVAVRRGLLSCGAQRLLCVAIGDLDIPEDLRDNGRVVLLNMGGKEQPEAAPSPMCIHLGGREATEPGTFLLALTSLILPVAYSFQPELVLVVLGPDCGLRSLDVELLTRLLQGPVGGRMLLLLQNPELPLVEALAWALAGRALPSTLGPFFSASPKQALALTHLCRQRQLDWPMLQVSVT; translated from the exons ATGCGGGGAAGGCGGGAGGCCGCGAGAACCCGGCGCCTGAGGTCGTCCGCAGCCCGAG GCCCCGGGATGGCTGAGAACAGGCCCCCAGGGCCCCAGGCAACAGCCCTGATCTATGATGAGAACATGACCCGGGTCCGGCTGCTCTGGGATGA ccctgagtGCGCCATTGAGGGACCTGAGCGCCTGACGGCCACATATGCAAAGCTTTGTCATCGAGGACTGGCTCAGAGGTGTGTGCGGCTGCCTGCTCGGGAGGCCACTGAAGAGGAGCTGGAGCTGGTGCACAG CCCAGAGTATGTGGCTGTGGTGAAGGGGACCCAGACCATGAGCAAAGAGGAGCTCCAGACCCTGGCCGAGCAGTATGATGCTGTCTACTTTCACCCG aGCACGTTCCCCTGTGCACGAATGGCTGTGGGAGCCACCTTGCAGCTGGTGGACGCGGTACTGACCGGAGCTGTGGGCAACGGGATGGCACTGGTGAG GCCTCCTGGACACCACAGCCAGAGAGACGCTGCCAACGGCTTCTGCGTGTTTAACAACGTGGCCATTGCCGCTGAGCACGCCAAGAGGAGCCACGGGCTGCAAAG gaTCCTCATTGTCGATTGGGATATTCACCATGGGCAGGGGACCCAGAGAGTCTTTGAAAACGACCCCAG tgTCCTCTATTTCTCCTGGCATCGATATGAGCACCAGAGCTTCTGGCCCCGACTCCGGGAATCTGATTACGATGTGGTGGGTCAGGGCCCCGGCCGAGGCTTCACCGTCAACGTGCCCTGGAACAAG GTGGGCATGAGAAACGCTGACTACGTGTCTGTCTTCCTCCATGTGCTGCTCCCGCTGGCCATCGAG TTTGACCCTGAACTCGTCCTGGTCTCAGCTGGATTTGACTCTGGCATCGGGGACCCTGAG GGTCAGATGCAGGCCACACCCGAATGCTTCGCCCACCTGACTCTCTTGCTGCTGCCATTGGCCAGGGGCCGGCTCTGTGCTGTGCTCGAG GGCGGCTATCACCTGCAGTCTCTGGCTGAATGTGTGTGTCTGACCCTGCAGACTTTGCTGGGGGACCCTGTGCCAGCTCTCTCCGGGGATCCAGCCCCTTGTTTGAG CTCACTGGAATCGATCCAGAATGTGAGAGCAGCCCATGCCCCGCACTGGGCAAGCCTCAGGCATGAAG ACACAGGCCCAGTACTGACTCCTAGCACGTGGCGTGGGGGTGGAGGGCCCCCCCAGCTTGGGGCCCAGTCTGTGGGGGCCACAGATAGGCGGGGGCCCCTCTTGGACAAGTTGCTCAgctgccccccacctcccccacacaCCAGCATTGGCCTGGCTGCCCCTGACTCTGCTTCTAGCCTTAACCTTCCCCCAGCTCTCCTGCAGGAGGAGGGGGCAACTCTTGGTGAGGAGGAGGCAGCCATGTGGTCCAG GCTGGACTCGGCCTTCGTGCAGGACCAGGCCCTTGCTGCCCTGGGGAAGCTCTTGGCTCTGCTGGACAAGATCCTGACTGGGCAG ATCAGGGCTGGGATTGCCGTGTCTCCCACAGCGTCAGCTGCCATGGCCGTAGCCGTCCGCAGAGGTCTCCTCAGCTGTGGGGCGCAGAG GCTGCTCTGTGTGGCTATAGGAGATCTGGACATTCCTGAGGACCTGAGGGACAACGG cCGAGTTGTCCTGCTAAACATGGGAGGGAAAGAGCAGCCGGAAGCAGCCCCATCCCCAATGTGCATCCACCTGGGTGGGCGCGAG GCCACAGAGCCCGGGACCTTCCTCTTGGCCCTCACCAGCCTCATCCTGCCTGTGGCCTACAGTTTCCAGCCAGAGCTGGTGCttgtggtcctggggccagactGTGGCCTCCGCAGCCTGGACGTGGAGCTGCTCACCAGGCTGCTCCAGGGGCCAGTGGGGGGCCgaatgttgctgctgctgcag AACCCTGAGCTCCCGTTGGTAGAGGCCTTGGCCTGGGCCCTGGCTGGCCGTGCCCTCCCCAGCACCCTGGGGCCCTTCTTCTCGGCCTCCCCGAAGCAAGCCTTGGCCTTAACCCACCTCTGCCGGCAGCGGCAGCTGGACTGGCCCATGTTGCAAGTGTCCG TGACCTGA
- the HDAC10 gene encoding polyamine deacetylase HDAC10 isoform X3, whose product MRGRREAARTRRLRSSAARGPGMAENRPPGPQATALIYDENMTRVRLLWDDPECAIEGPERLTATYAKLCHRGLAQRCVRLPAREATEEELELVHSPEYVAVVKGTQTMSKEELQTLAEQYDAVYFHPSTFPCARMAVGATLQLVDAVLTGAVGNGMALVRPPGHHSQRDAANGFCVFNNVAIAAEHAKRSHGLQRILIVDWDIHHGQGTQRVFENDPSVLYFSWHRYEHQSFWPRLRESDYDVVGQGPGRGFTVNVPWNKVGMRNADYVSVFLHVLLPLAIEFDPELVLVSAGFDSGIGDPEGQMQATPECFAHLTLLLLPLARGRLCAVLEGGYHLQSLAECVCLTLQTLLGDPVPALSGDPAPCLSSLESIQNVRAAHAPHWASLRHEALLQEEGATLGEEEAAMWSRLDSAFVQDQALAALGKLLALLDKILTGQIRAGIAVSPTASAAMAVAVRRGLLSCGAQRLLCVAIGDLDIPEDLRDNGRVVLLNMGGKEQPEAAPSPMCIHLGGREATEPGTFLLALTSLILPVAYSFQPELVLVVLGPDCGLRSLDVELLTRLLQGPVGGRMLLLLQNPELPLVEALAWALAGRALPSTLGPFFSASPKQALALTHLCRQRQLDWPMLQVSVT is encoded by the exons ATGCGGGGAAGGCGGGAGGCCGCGAGAACCCGGCGCCTGAGGTCGTCCGCAGCCCGAG GCCCCGGGATGGCTGAGAACAGGCCCCCAGGGCCCCAGGCAACAGCCCTGATCTATGATGAGAACATGACCCGGGTCCGGCTGCTCTGGGATGA ccctgagtGCGCCATTGAGGGACCTGAGCGCCTGACGGCCACATATGCAAAGCTTTGTCATCGAGGACTGGCTCAGAGGTGTGTGCGGCTGCCTGCTCGGGAGGCCACTGAAGAGGAGCTGGAGCTGGTGCACAG CCCAGAGTATGTGGCTGTGGTGAAGGGGACCCAGACCATGAGCAAAGAGGAGCTCCAGACCCTGGCCGAGCAGTATGATGCTGTCTACTTTCACCCG aGCACGTTCCCCTGTGCACGAATGGCTGTGGGAGCCACCTTGCAGCTGGTGGACGCGGTACTGACCGGAGCTGTGGGCAACGGGATGGCACTGGTGAG GCCTCCTGGACACCACAGCCAGAGAGACGCTGCCAACGGCTTCTGCGTGTTTAACAACGTGGCCATTGCCGCTGAGCACGCCAAGAGGAGCCACGGGCTGCAAAG gaTCCTCATTGTCGATTGGGATATTCACCATGGGCAGGGGACCCAGAGAGTCTTTGAAAACGACCCCAG tgTCCTCTATTTCTCCTGGCATCGATATGAGCACCAGAGCTTCTGGCCCCGACTCCGGGAATCTGATTACGATGTGGTGGGTCAGGGCCCCGGCCGAGGCTTCACCGTCAACGTGCCCTGGAACAAG GTGGGCATGAGAAACGCTGACTACGTGTCTGTCTTCCTCCATGTGCTGCTCCCGCTGGCCATCGAG TTTGACCCTGAACTCGTCCTGGTCTCAGCTGGATTTGACTCTGGCATCGGGGACCCTGAG GGTCAGATGCAGGCCACACCCGAATGCTTCGCCCACCTGACTCTCTTGCTGCTGCCATTGGCCAGGGGCCGGCTCTGTGCTGTGCTCGAG GGCGGCTATCACCTGCAGTCTCTGGCTGAATGTGTGTGTCTGACCCTGCAGACTTTGCTGGGGGACCCTGTGCCAGCTCTCTCCGGGGATCCAGCCCCTTGTTTGAG CTCACTGGAATCGATCCAGAATGTGAGAGCAGCCCATGCCCCGCACTGGGCAAGCCTCAGGCATGAAG CTCTCCTGCAGGAGGAGGGGGCAACTCTTGGTGAGGAGGAGGCAGCCATGTGGTCCAG GCTGGACTCGGCCTTCGTGCAGGACCAGGCCCTTGCTGCCCTGGGGAAGCTCTTGGCTCTGCTGGACAAGATCCTGACTGGGCAG ATCAGGGCTGGGATTGCCGTGTCTCCCACAGCGTCAGCTGCCATGGCCGTAGCCGTCCGCAGAGGTCTCCTCAGCTGTGGGGCGCAGAG GCTGCTCTGTGTGGCTATAGGAGATCTGGACATTCCTGAGGACCTGAGGGACAACGG cCGAGTTGTCCTGCTAAACATGGGAGGGAAAGAGCAGCCGGAAGCAGCCCCATCCCCAATGTGCATCCACCTGGGTGGGCGCGAG GCCACAGAGCCCGGGACCTTCCTCTTGGCCCTCACCAGCCTCATCCTGCCTGTGGCCTACAGTTTCCAGCCAGAGCTGGTGCttgtggtcctggggccagactGTGGCCTCCGCAGCCTGGACGTGGAGCTGCTCACCAGGCTGCTCCAGGGGCCAGTGGGGGGCCgaatgttgctgctgctgcag AACCCTGAGCTCCCGTTGGTAGAGGCCTTGGCCTGGGCCCTGGCTGGCCGTGCCCTCCCCAGCACCCTGGGGCCCTTCTTCTCGGCCTCCCCGAAGCAAGCCTTGGCCTTAACCCACCTCTGCCGGCAGCGGCAGCTGGACTGGCCCATGTTGCAAGTGTCCG TGACCTGA
- the HDAC10 gene encoding polyamine deacetylase HDAC10 isoform X4 has protein sequence MRGRREAARTRRLRSSAARGPGMAENRPPGPQATALIYDENMTRVRLLWDDPECAIEGPERLTATYAKLCHRGLAQRCVRLPAREATEEELELVHSPEYVAVVKGTQTMSKEELQTLAEQYDAVYFHPSTFPCARMAVGATLQLVDAVLTGAVGNGMALVRPPGHHSQRDAANGFCVFNNVAIAAEHAKRSHGLQRILIVDWDIHHGQGTQRVFENDPSVLYFSWHRYEHQSFWPRLRESDYDVVGQGPGRGFTVNVPWNKVGMRNADYVSVFLHVLLPLAIEFDPELVLVSAGFDSGIGDPEGQMQATPECFAHLTLLLLPLARGRLCAVLEGGYHLQSLAECVCLTLQTLLGDPVPALSGDPAPCLSSLESIQNVRAAHAPHWASLRHEDTGPVLTPSTWRGGGGPPQLGAQSVGATDRRGPLLDKLLSCPPPPPHTSIGLAAPDSASSLNLPPALLQEEGATLGEEEAAMWSRLDSAFVQDQALAALGKLLALLDKILTGQIRAGIAVSPTASAAMAVAVRRGLLSCGAQRLLCVAIGDLDIPEDLRDNGPQSPGPSSWPSPASSCLWPTVSSQSWCLWSWGQTVASAAWTWSCSPGCSRGQWGAECCCCCRTLSSRW, from the exons ATGCGGGGAAGGCGGGAGGCCGCGAGAACCCGGCGCCTGAGGTCGTCCGCAGCCCGAG GCCCCGGGATGGCTGAGAACAGGCCCCCAGGGCCCCAGGCAACAGCCCTGATCTATGATGAGAACATGACCCGGGTCCGGCTGCTCTGGGATGA ccctgagtGCGCCATTGAGGGACCTGAGCGCCTGACGGCCACATATGCAAAGCTTTGTCATCGAGGACTGGCTCAGAGGTGTGTGCGGCTGCCTGCTCGGGAGGCCACTGAAGAGGAGCTGGAGCTGGTGCACAG CCCAGAGTATGTGGCTGTGGTGAAGGGGACCCAGACCATGAGCAAAGAGGAGCTCCAGACCCTGGCCGAGCAGTATGATGCTGTCTACTTTCACCCG aGCACGTTCCCCTGTGCACGAATGGCTGTGGGAGCCACCTTGCAGCTGGTGGACGCGGTACTGACCGGAGCTGTGGGCAACGGGATGGCACTGGTGAG GCCTCCTGGACACCACAGCCAGAGAGACGCTGCCAACGGCTTCTGCGTGTTTAACAACGTGGCCATTGCCGCTGAGCACGCCAAGAGGAGCCACGGGCTGCAAAG gaTCCTCATTGTCGATTGGGATATTCACCATGGGCAGGGGACCCAGAGAGTCTTTGAAAACGACCCCAG tgTCCTCTATTTCTCCTGGCATCGATATGAGCACCAGAGCTTCTGGCCCCGACTCCGGGAATCTGATTACGATGTGGTGGGTCAGGGCCCCGGCCGAGGCTTCACCGTCAACGTGCCCTGGAACAAG GTGGGCATGAGAAACGCTGACTACGTGTCTGTCTTCCTCCATGTGCTGCTCCCGCTGGCCATCGAG TTTGACCCTGAACTCGTCCTGGTCTCAGCTGGATTTGACTCTGGCATCGGGGACCCTGAG GGTCAGATGCAGGCCACACCCGAATGCTTCGCCCACCTGACTCTCTTGCTGCTGCCATTGGCCAGGGGCCGGCTCTGTGCTGTGCTCGAG GGCGGCTATCACCTGCAGTCTCTGGCTGAATGTGTGTGTCTGACCCTGCAGACTTTGCTGGGGGACCCTGTGCCAGCTCTCTCCGGGGATCCAGCCCCTTGTTTGAG CTCACTGGAATCGATCCAGAATGTGAGAGCAGCCCATGCCCCGCACTGGGCAAGCCTCAGGCATGAAG ACACAGGCCCAGTACTGACTCCTAGCACGTGGCGTGGGGGTGGAGGGCCCCCCCAGCTTGGGGCCCAGTCTGTGGGGGCCACAGATAGGCGGGGGCCCCTCTTGGACAAGTTGCTCAgctgccccccacctcccccacacaCCAGCATTGGCCTGGCTGCCCCTGACTCTGCTTCTAGCCTTAACCTTCCCCCAGCTCTCCTGCAGGAGGAGGGGGCAACTCTTGGTGAGGAGGAGGCAGCCATGTGGTCCAG GCTGGACTCGGCCTTCGTGCAGGACCAGGCCCTTGCTGCCCTGGGGAAGCTCTTGGCTCTGCTGGACAAGATCCTGACTGGGCAG ATCAGGGCTGGGATTGCCGTGTCTCCCACAGCGTCAGCTGCCATGGCCGTAGCCGTCCGCAGAGGTCTCCTCAGCTGTGGGGCGCAGAG GCTGCTCTGTGTGGCTATAGGAGATCTGGACATTCCTGAGGACCTGAGGGACAACGG GCCACAGAGCCCGGGACCTTCCTCTTGGCCCTCACCAGCCTCATCCTGCCTGTGGCCTACAGTTTCCAGCCAGAGCTGGTGCttgtggtcctggggccagactGTGGCCTCCGCAGCCTGGACGTGGAGCTGCTCACCAGGCTGCTCCAGGGGCCAGTGGGGGGCCgaatgttgctgctgctgcag AACCCTGAGCTCCCGTTGGTAG
- the HDAC10 gene encoding polyamine deacetylase HDAC10 isoform X2, which translates to MAENRPPGPQATALIYDENMTRVRLLWDDPECAIEGPERLTATYAKLCHRGLAQRCVRLPAREATEEELELVHSPEYVAVVKGTQTMSKEELQTLAEQYDAVYFHPSTFPCARMAVGATLQLVDAVLTGAVGNGMALVRPPGHHSQRDAANGFCVFNNVAIAAEHAKRSHGLQRILIVDWDIHHGQGTQRVFENDPSVLYFSWHRYEHQSFWPRLRESDYDVVGQGPGRGFTVNVPWNKVGMRNADYVSVFLHVLLPLAIEFDPELVLVSAGFDSGIGDPEGQMQATPECFAHLTLLLLPLARGRLCAVLEGGYHLQSLAECVCLTLQTLLGDPVPALSGDPAPCLSSLESIQNVRAAHAPHWASLRHEDTGPVLTPSTWRGGGGPPQLGAQSVGATDRRGPLLDKLLSCPPPPPHTSIGLAAPDSASSLNLPPALLQEEGATLGEEEAAMWSRLDSAFVQDQALAALGKLLALLDKILTGQIRAGIAVSPTASAAMAVAVRRGLLSCGAQRLLCVAIGDLDIPEDLRDNGRVVLLNMGGKEQPEAAPSPMCIHLGGREATEPGTFLLALTSLILPVAYSFQPELVLVVLGPDCGLRSLDVELLTRLLQGPVGGRMLLLLQNPELPLVEALAWALAGRALPSTLGPFFSASPKQALALTHLCRQRQLDWPMLQVSVT; encoded by the exons ATGGCTGAGAACAGGCCCCCAGGGCCCCAGGCAACAGCCCTGATCTATGATGAGAACATGACCCGGGTCCGGCTGCTCTGGGATGA ccctgagtGCGCCATTGAGGGACCTGAGCGCCTGACGGCCACATATGCAAAGCTTTGTCATCGAGGACTGGCTCAGAGGTGTGTGCGGCTGCCTGCTCGGGAGGCCACTGAAGAGGAGCTGGAGCTGGTGCACAG CCCAGAGTATGTGGCTGTGGTGAAGGGGACCCAGACCATGAGCAAAGAGGAGCTCCAGACCCTGGCCGAGCAGTATGATGCTGTCTACTTTCACCCG aGCACGTTCCCCTGTGCACGAATGGCTGTGGGAGCCACCTTGCAGCTGGTGGACGCGGTACTGACCGGAGCTGTGGGCAACGGGATGGCACTGGTGAG GCCTCCTGGACACCACAGCCAGAGAGACGCTGCCAACGGCTTCTGCGTGTTTAACAACGTGGCCATTGCCGCTGAGCACGCCAAGAGGAGCCACGGGCTGCAAAG gaTCCTCATTGTCGATTGGGATATTCACCATGGGCAGGGGACCCAGAGAGTCTTTGAAAACGACCCCAG tgTCCTCTATTTCTCCTGGCATCGATATGAGCACCAGAGCTTCTGGCCCCGACTCCGGGAATCTGATTACGATGTGGTGGGTCAGGGCCCCGGCCGAGGCTTCACCGTCAACGTGCCCTGGAACAAG GTGGGCATGAGAAACGCTGACTACGTGTCTGTCTTCCTCCATGTGCTGCTCCCGCTGGCCATCGAG TTTGACCCTGAACTCGTCCTGGTCTCAGCTGGATTTGACTCTGGCATCGGGGACCCTGAG GGTCAGATGCAGGCCACACCCGAATGCTTCGCCCACCTGACTCTCTTGCTGCTGCCATTGGCCAGGGGCCGGCTCTGTGCTGTGCTCGAG GGCGGCTATCACCTGCAGTCTCTGGCTGAATGTGTGTGTCTGACCCTGCAGACTTTGCTGGGGGACCCTGTGCCAGCTCTCTCCGGGGATCCAGCCCCTTGTTTGAG CTCACTGGAATCGATCCAGAATGTGAGAGCAGCCCATGCCCCGCACTGGGCAAGCCTCAGGCATGAAG ACACAGGCCCAGTACTGACTCCTAGCACGTGGCGTGGGGGTGGAGGGCCCCCCCAGCTTGGGGCCCAGTCTGTGGGGGCCACAGATAGGCGGGGGCCCCTCTTGGACAAGTTGCTCAgctgccccccacctcccccacacaCCAGCATTGGCCTGGCTGCCCCTGACTCTGCTTCTAGCCTTAACCTTCCCCCAGCTCTCCTGCAGGAGGAGGGGGCAACTCTTGGTGAGGAGGAGGCAGCCATGTGGTCCAG GCTGGACTCGGCCTTCGTGCAGGACCAGGCCCTTGCTGCCCTGGGGAAGCTCTTGGCTCTGCTGGACAAGATCCTGACTGGGCAG ATCAGGGCTGGGATTGCCGTGTCTCCCACAGCGTCAGCTGCCATGGCCGTAGCCGTCCGCAGAGGTCTCCTCAGCTGTGGGGCGCAGAG GCTGCTCTGTGTGGCTATAGGAGATCTGGACATTCCTGAGGACCTGAGGGACAACGG cCGAGTTGTCCTGCTAAACATGGGAGGGAAAGAGCAGCCGGAAGCAGCCCCATCCCCAATGTGCATCCACCTGGGTGGGCGCGAG GCCACAGAGCCCGGGACCTTCCTCTTGGCCCTCACCAGCCTCATCCTGCCTGTGGCCTACAGTTTCCAGCCAGAGCTGGTGCttgtggtcctggggccagactGTGGCCTCCGCAGCCTGGACGTGGAGCTGCTCACCAGGCTGCTCCAGGGGCCAGTGGGGGGCCgaatgttgctgctgctgcag AACCCTGAGCTCCCGTTGGTAGAGGCCTTGGCCTGGGCCCTGGCTGGCCGTGCCCTCCCCAGCACCCTGGGGCCCTTCTTCTCGGCCTCCCCGAAGCAAGCCTTGGCCTTAACCCACCTCTGCCGGCAGCGGCAGCTGGACTGGCCCATGTTGCAAGTGTCCG TGACCTGA